In one window of Arctopsyche grandis isolate Sample6627 chromosome 6, ASM5162203v2, whole genome shotgun sequence DNA:
- the LOC143913059 gene encoding cysteine dioxygenase type 1 — METCTLTNDYVHEKVDSPVSKSTKAYPKISDLKDLIEALHVVFEDDHVNIEHVKELMLSYKSNEADWKKYAKFDRNRYTRNLVDKGNGKFNLIVLCWGEGHGSAIHDHADSHCFMKMLKGELEETRFAWPDAHDPNRTKRLPADDNEIRYGGDIGDSRWDVDESGMVELGRTRLATNSVCYINDSLGLHRVENPSNANTAVSLHLYSPPFDACHVFNQQTGHKTKAPVTFWSKFGEKRDREIQESRLPEDN, encoded by the exons ATGGAGACTTGCACGCTGACGAACGACTACGTGCACGAAAAGGTAGACTCGCCGGTGTCCAAGTCCACTAAAGCCTATCCGAAAATTAGCGACCTGAAAGACTTGATCGAAGCCCTCCACGTGGTCTTCGAGGACGATCATGTGAATATAGAGCACGTGAAGGAGCTGATGCTGAGCTACAAGTCCAACGAGGCCGATTGGAAGAAATACGCCAAGTTTGATCGTAACag GTATACCAGAAATTTGGTCGACAAAGGCAACGGAAAGTTCAACTTGATAGTGCTCTGTTGGGGCGAAGGACACGGATCGGCGATCCACGATCACGCAGACTCACACTGCTTCATGAAGATGCTGAAGGGGGAGCTCGAAGAGACCAG ATTTGCGTGGCCGGATGCCCACGATCCCAACAGAACGAAAAGGTTGCCTGCAGacgacaatgaaatcagatacggTGGTGATATTGGCGATAGCAGATGGGATGTGGACGAATCTGGAATGGTGGAATTGGGCAGGACGAGATTGGCGACCAACAGCGTTTGTTACATTAATG ATTCATTAGGACTACACCGCGTCGAAAACCCTTCAAACGCAAACACGGCCGTTTCCCTTCATCTCTACAGTCCGCCGTTCGACGCGTGCCATGTCTTCAACCAACAGACCGGACACAAGACAAAAGCACCCGTCACATTCTGGTCCAAATTCGGAGAGAAGCGGGATAGG GAAATTCAAGAATCTAGGCTACCCGAAGATAACTAG